Part of the Clupea harengus unplaced genomic scaffold, Ch_v2.0.2, whole genome shotgun sequence genome, ATTGTTTATGCAAAAAAAACCTGTCCAGATTCCAAGGTACTACTGAAAGCTAGACAGAACCACCTTTTCTCTATTATAGCAAAGATATGGTGCTTCTAGTGGTGGAAGTACACAATCACTGCTTTAGCATGCTGGGAAGAGGCAGTGGTCTCATCTGAAACCAGCCAAGCCAAGACCCAGACCAACTCTCTGAATGGCAAGACCCTAACCAAAACATGTTTGGGTTCTCAAGAGGTTCCAGGGCCAAAAACTCCAAGATCATAAGATCAAGGTTCTACCTCTGTTCCAGATGCCTTCCGTCTTTGCCTATTCAAACTAAATGGGCTGCATTCTACAGCCCTCATGGAGGTGAACATACCTCATAccttattatgtttttttatgtttatggtctgcaccaatatgccaaaacaaaaaagtaaacTTACttcaattctgattctgatactaACAAgtttgattctgattctgattctgattctgattctgattctgatttggcTAATACAGGCTGTCAGGACTATGTTATGGTTTCCGTGGAGCAAGTAGAGAGGCACAGCCATCAGGATGATCTGATGGTTTCCTGAATAGATTCCCAGGAGCAGGGATTCCATGAAGCAGGACGGAAAAATAAGTTGAAATAGAAACATCAGAGTGCTAATGGGATGTTGAGGGTTTTTGAAGCTGGACCAAATACATGAAGCCCAAGAAAAGAGACACCAAGAAATTACAAGTCAAACTGTCAACTGTGAAAAGGGATTAGGAGATGTTTAAGCAGGAAATGGACAGAGTACTTGGAGCAAACATgggtggaggcagagagaaaaataggaGCACTTACAGTTAGAAatagaaagcctttattgtcattgtatttgcatacaacggaATTTGGTGTTAAGGATGAATGTTGTGCATGTTATGTTATGAACATAACATCTAATTCTGTGAATATGGAGACATCGTCCATATTAACTGAACGCATGGGTCCATGAGTTCTATGAATGACTGACATCAGTCTGCGTGTGTCTCAGAGGGTCCCACTGCTAGGAGAAGAGGAACAGTTGTGTTATTGAGTGTGAAGCTCTCAGACATGCTGTCACACCTGGGCTCCTCATCTCTGAAAGCAAAACAAGGCATGCTGCTGATCTATCTTGGACACTCTTCTTGGAGTTTTGAAGAACTACATTATTTGTGTTTTCAAGACAACTTGCAATTATGTCCTTGAAAAACTTTACATGTGCGTTTGTTAACAGCAAGCAAGATTATATCATATAGCCCTTGTTACAGTGTTATTACTGTATATAACATCACATACTatgtagaaaataatactttattatttttttattattatactgAGGGTCATGTGTGGAGAATTTTAATGTATTagtaaaaaaatataatttgtgtgttaAACTGTACTTGTGGTATAAAGTATTACCCAGTACTTGGTCATGCTATGTAGTTATACCTAAATGCACTTTTATCTTGACTGTTCAAGACCCCCtttcaaaacaaaataacatgGCAGAAAAAGTTCATTCCAGAGAAAATGAATCACAGAAGAACAACCCCAGAATCAGTGCCTGGGCATCTTCTTTTATCTCTACACTACTTGTCCATTGATCAGCATAAAGGGTTGTGACTGATAccaagtgtttatttattgtttttgttttagataatatgtttatgttcttagatatcatttctttttttctctctttctttatgtgctcaacatttatatttgttatatttttttcatgttatAGCAAAACGTTGTTCGGCTTCAGGCCAGGCACGTTATTACTTccactgtttttctgtctcaaAGTAGACCAATTCAAAGCAACAAAACTGACATATTCATCAAGAATACACAGCTCACCATTAAACGGCTAAAAGTAGTTTATGAGACCAAACAAACtaatgaatacataaatgttTCGTTTCTTTctccaaaaagtttgagaacacATACTTTTCCTTAATACACAGTTAACACAGGACTATATACATCATGTGGTTAAAGTCTCTGAGAAATGTCTTAGTCTTCTGCAATGCAAAATGCGGTCAGGGAAAGACACTTGAGAGACTGAACTCGAAACAGTTGAGCTGCTTAAATTCTCGAGATTTGGTTTTTGCTTCATGTGCTGTTACTGTCACTGTTACATTACTTTTTTCAAAAGACAATAACATGGCATGTAACTCTGAGTCAGTGGACAGAGACGGAGTACAGTCTCATGTGGACAACATAGTTGAGGTAGAATGTTTGCCTTGGTTTTCTACAGCCTTTTAAAAGCTGACAAAGATTACAAAACACACTTTGCAGCATAGTCATCGCTTTATTTGCTGGTACGTGAGGCACACAAGCAACTTTTTGAAAACCAGTGTTGGAACACCATGGTGATCTAGAATTCAGTGACCCTGCGGAAAGAACCCACGGAGGGGGAGGTGGCACCCCAGTCTGTGTAGTTGCGGTACTCCCCTTGCTCCAGGAAGTACTGGCGCCCCCTGTAGTTGGGCTGCTCAAAGAAGGCCCAGGCGCCATCCATCACCACGCAAGAGTTGAACTCACGGAACTTCAAGGCCTCATTGACTGAGGGACAGTCTTCGCAGTACTCTGCCATCTGTCCTTCAAGTTCTGGCCTCTCATAAATTCTTATTTTATAGGAATTTCCAAAGACCTTTaaaaataacacagacacatgtagaaTAGGACGGGGGATGGAATTCCACCATTATGTAACTTGAGAGCTTAACATAACTCTTCATAGTGACCCTTTTTATGAGGTTTTCTTGGCTATTTTCCTGACTTCCTTCATCATAATGTGCATGGGCATACTGCTGCCAAAAAATGAGCCTTTTATCTCTCCTTATTGTCTGTTGGATTTTCGCTGCATAATGCCTGGTTGGTGCTCTCTCTAGCATGCCATTCAACCAGTGCACTGCTCTGCATCAGAAGTCTGCCTGACACTCTTTAATGTCCAATTTCTCAAAATCTCAAATGGGACGTCAAAGAGCAAGTTCAATTGTTTGATGCCACATAACTAATGTTGCGCCTAATGCATGTCTAGTCTTGAGTTCCTAACAGGTATGGCACACACAATATGTTTTACGGACTGACTACTAAAacattattataactattttaACCTACATTTCTTTTTTACCCTTTGCTATTATTGTGCAACAATTGGTTCATTATTATCGATGATCTTACATTTGTTATACACCGACAAGATTTGATGCTGTCGCTGAAGCCCATCCACTGCTGGTGGTCAGGGTACTCTCCTGAGCTCAGGATGTACTGATAGCCCTTGTAGTGAGGGCGCTCATAGAGGACCCAGCAGCCGCTCTCCACCCTGATGGAGTTGCAGCGTTTGAAGTAGCAGTGTAGGTCTGGGCAGTCACTGCTGCACTCATAACTGTGACCTTGGAAATTCTTCTCCTCATAGAACACGATCTGAAACGAAGAGACAGAGCACTGGTAAGCTTCACCTTCAAAATGTGCCGCAGCACCtctcctatctgtctgtctcttgccaTTTAATCCAGCTTGTGTTATACTTTTGCTCATAACTGCTTATTAATGCGAGCTGCATTTTTCAAAGAAAGCCTGAAAGTTTTGTGAACGTTAGAGTAAGACTTACCTTCCCCATTGTTACATTTATTGAATTGCTCACCTCCCACTCAGCTGCAGCACACTCGAGGTTTATATCGAAACGCAGAATGTGCCGACGAGGGGAAAGCCTTTGTTAACTAAATAACCTTGATTTGCATATCAGCAAAATGGTTGGTTTGATTTC contains:
- the LOC122131140 gene encoding gamma-crystallin M2-like produces the protein MGKIVFYEEKNFQGHSYECSSDCPDLHCYFKRCNSIRVESGCWVLYERPHYKGYQYILSSGEYPDHQQWMGFSDSIKSCRCITNVFGNSYKIRIYERPELEGQMAEYCEDCPSVNEALKFREFNSCVVMDGAWAFFEQPNYRGRQYFLEQGEYRNYTDWGATSPSVGSFRRVTEF